The DNA window CAGGTAAGGCGCAAGGGAAGGAGCTGGGGCTGAAGATGGCAGCCTGAAAAGTTGTACCGTTTACCGTGAAGTTCTTagtgtgccctcaagtcacaccTCTCatgaggtttttaaggcaagggacatacagaggtggtttgcaattgccttctgcgtagcaaccctgggcttccttggtggtcacccatccaagaaCTAAGCGGGACCGACCCgacttagctttcgagatctgacaagttcgaACTAGCCCACTCCATCCAGGGTGCCTTTATTACTGTTGCAGACATATTGGCTGAGAGGAGAGCGGGTGGCCCTAGAGTGTGTCTAGGCCACTTTGTTTCCCACTTCATGTCTTGAACCTCCCTCTCCAAAGCAGCACTGGAAGGGACCGTCTGCAGGGGAGAAGCGGCCGAGAAGGCATGAACTCTTTCCCTGCCTGCTGctttttccttctccctcttctcccttcATTTGTGTTTCAGACCTGTGTTTGTGAGGGAGACATGTATCTAGAATCCTGGCTTGCTTGGTGAAAGGTGGGAGTGAGTTTTGAGCAGAAAAGAGCAGTTGGAGGCAGGAATCTTTCCATCCCCACTACTTTtgccctttaattggagatgccaaggatggaaCTTGAGACCTGACGCtcgagagccaatgtggtgagATGGTGTAAGTGCtgaactaggatctaggagaccccagttcaaaccccactcttccatgatGCTCGCTGGCTGATCCTGGGCCAGCTactctctcacagcctcacctgcctcacagggttgttgtagggatGGGAGAAACATGCATGCTGCCCTTAGAAGAAAAGAAGGATAAATATGTGTCAGATAGTTAGATAGCTCGAGCATGCAATCTGTCATGAAAATATATCTCCCCTCCTTTGCTGCCTTAATTCTTATCCGTTACTCTACATCAGTACAAAACATGCATTGGCCCTCTGCATTACAGAAAGGGAATATGTACAGTTTGATTAGCCTCCTCATTGCCATCTTTCAAGATGTGCAGCATTCTTTAGCAAGTGTAGTTATTCGAAGCAAAACTGTTCTGGTGCATCCAAGACTGATGGGTGATTAGGCATCGACACGTAGGAACACAGATACGGTTTAAATCTTTTATTGTCCTTTAAGTATgttgcaaaaagaaataaaagggtcgcaccagtaacaggaaataaaaataagggaAAATAGGTGTAGAGTCAGCGGCCTCAGCAGGGACTGCCCTCTTCTCTTCTGAAGCTTGGAAGGGTCGAGCCAAGGGAGCTTTCTTagcctcagaccattctgagggaGAGTCCGAGTCGCCCTCTCCCTCAGAAGAAGCCAGGATCTCTCCGCTGTCAGTTGCCAGCAATAGGATCTGTGACCatgctcctcctcggcctccgctcaaCTGGCCTTTTATAGGCCTGGCTCCCGTCCCCTTCctcccagccccgcccccccccgagGCGTTATTAGGGCCGAGGTCACCACCTCCCGCCCCCATGCACAGGCCGGGCTTCCCAAACGGCGCAGGCGCAACCGCGCCTGGACGGGcacgcccgcctctcagctgggctgctGGGTCACAGCTGATGCGCGGCAACGCGCCACCGCGGCTCTTCGCCTTCTCGCCTCCCGAGGGGTTTGTCAGCCGGCTCGCCCGCTCCTCCGCCCGGACAGGTCTGTCACTGGATTGTGTTTGCGCCGCGATGCCTGCGAACAGAGTAAGCCCCTCAGGTAAAGGGACGCTTCTCTGTGCCTCCGGTTGCCCGGGTGGCTCTTTTCCCTTCCCTGTGGAAGGTTCTAGGTGGGAGGCGAGTCCCGGGTGGAGGTCCGTCTCGGGAcaataggtaaaaatatttttttaattactcagaataaaaatgcCCTGCATGTttcgcccaaggggcttctttAGGGAAATCTGtaatatacaatatataattaCATTACTGAGATTATACCAGTAAATATTTGGTTAAAGTTATACAAACATATAAAACACTATattaaaaatcaaaatacaaGCTATATCTTATACAAAAAAGTGCCAGACCAAATTTGTTCTCAAGAGTGTACCCAAGAAAAAGAAacgcaaaagaaagaaagaaagaaatctgtaGCAAGTTGCTAATGAAAGGACGAATGAATTTTAACCAAATATTTACTTGGgtgaaggtaaaaaggtaaaggtcccctgtgcaaacaccgggtcattcctgatccatggggtgatgtcacatcccgacgtttcctaggcagattttgtttacggggtggtttgccagtgccttccccagtcatcttccctttacccccagcaagctgggtactcatttcaccgacctcggaaggaaggctgagtcaaccttgagccggctacctgaaaccaacttccattgggatcgaactcaggtcgtgaacagaccttggactgcagtactgcagcttaccactctgtaccatggGGCTCTCACTTGGATGAAATGCCTgtgaatttttattctgagtaataaaaaatgtttttacctaTTTtacaccattggccttggccttatttttcctTTCAGTATGTAGATCATGGCCCTTGTTTCATGGCAAGATATTTGCTGCACTCCAGGCAAGGGAAGGACATTTAAATCCCACTGAGAATGAGGAAAGACATAAGTTTTGCTTTCTCTGAATTACGGGTCATTGCCTTTGCTTGCTGATGTCACCCAGTTTCTGCTTCctcttttctccagcagaacatgctttggagaggaaaggagggattTAAGCTGTAGAAATCAATGGGGATCTTTTCAATCCGTTTGCATTCAGCACCGTCTATGTGGTCATTCCTTTCCCCCTTGGTTGTTTTAGGGGAACTTCTTTGAAGAGTTCCAGATGGAAGGGGTAGCTGCCGAACACAATGAAATTTATTTGGAGCTGTCTCCTGAAAACCTCTCCCGAGCCTTAAAAACAGCCCAGAATGCCAAGGCTGTGAAAGTCAAGTTGACCAACAAGCATTGCCCCTGCCTCACAGTAGCTGTGGAACTGGTAAGGACTAGAACTGCTTCCTTATTGGTCTCCTGCCTTGATCGAATATTTCGTTATTTAATTCTGCATGTGTTtctctcctttattttatttttttaaaaactaaccaTTATATACAACTGCTGAGAACAAGCTGCTACAAACTTGAGTCTCACTATTGAAAATCAcaattttggggaggagggggacaaAGAATGGGAGGAGGACCTTAAAGGATCCTTAGGCTTCCTAGTTGAGCTTAGTTTTTGTTACTTCACAAACAGCAGTGATTCAGAATGTTCAAAGTTAATGAAGTTTTGGAAGTTCTGCCCTAGGCCATTTCACTACCATATTTCCCAACCATGCTTTAACTCAGGggcgtcaaactcaattgttatgagggctggatatgacataaatgtcacttggtcaggccaagcCATGCCTTGCCTGCCTAGATtgagagtgtgggggggggagcggtggctgcctcggctggctcatgggccggataaaagttctcaaggggccagatccagcccaggggccttatgtttgacacccttgctttaACCTTTTTTCTTAGCCCctacaagctgtgtgtgtgtgttaagtgtgtgttaagtgccgtcaagtcacttcctactcatggcgaccctatgaatcaatgtcctccaaaatgtcctatcttttatagcactgctcagatcttgcaaattgagagctgtggcttcctttattgagactatccatctcttgttgggtcttcctcttttcctgctgccctcaacttttcctagcatgatggtcttttcttgtcttctcataatgtgaccaaaatacgatagcctcagtttagtcattttagcttctagggtcagttctggcttgatttgatctataatccactgatttgttgttgttgttttgagtccacggtatccgtaacactctcctccatcaccacatttcaaaggcatctactttcttcctatcagctttcttcaatgtccagctttcacacccatacatagtaatagggaatacaatggcatgaattaacttaatcttggtggccagtgacacatccttacacttcagaatcttttctagctccttcatggcttccctttccagcctcaatcttctgatttcttgactgcagtctccctACAAGCTAAGCATTCCCAAAGGGCCTCCCAccagcttctgtgtgtgtgtgtgtgtgtgttgattccTAGTGATATCCTATTGGAGTACAgtgtcactttttaaaaacatacagaGGTCGTTCGGGTCACAGCTGTCAGTACAGGGATGCCACCAGATGTTTCCTTTACACCACTATGTTCCAGGGGCCCCTCTGTCTGGAGCCATTTACAAACATCTGAGCCCACTCTGTGGATTACACAGGGTTCTTTTGTAAAGCATGAACAGTGAGGCGATTGACAACTGAGTTCATTTCGAACACTTTTTGGTcagtatgtatgtttttaattgtgtCAGTGCCTACTGCGACATTCAGCACGGAGGCAGCATCCTTCTCAGTTCAATGCAGGagattaacagagcaatcctgaaggggggtggcgAATGGCCTTAGGAGTTGGTGTGATTCCTGCgccggcgttagtgccacttgcgccacctAAATGAAAACTAACGccggcacagggccacttacgctggcattGGGGAACAACGCGGCAGCGTTTCTCCAGTGCGAGGGCTCGTGCTGGCaccaaaggaggcattcctgaGGGCGGGGTTGACttcagtcagctccctgagcccttttgccccaggaatgcccccttttgccggcgtgaacttgcgcctgcaaaaatggtggtgcagccccgtgaaactgcatagagcagttcCATGGAGTTTAGGAGAAATTGCATTTTTGGCTTACTGCACCGGgccagcaagccgctcaggaggcggcGCGGTTGCACTGTCCCTTGGTCTGctgcaactacccccccccccccttggggatcGCACTGCCCTACTACTCCTGTGGTGTTGAGTGAGACTTTTCAAGATCACTAGAAATCCTCTCTGTTGTTGCAGGCGGCTTGTTTCTCTGGGACTTCTAGTACTGATATCCTTCTTTCTGACCATAAGTCCCTTAAAGTGGCTTCCATTTTACCCTGCAGTTTGGAATTTCCCCTGCCCTACaccaggactttctgcatgtattGGCTTCCTGTGATGAGTTTGGAATGGCAGTTCATAAATGTCTAAGTTTATGAACATTTTAGTTCCTCCCAAGACTGGAGATCATTACCATCCCGGGAGCCAAGGAgggaagatgccccccccccacacacacacacacactgctttacATCTGGTGTTATtgtcttgggccatttatgcagggtcgattttgatgctcactcaaagctgcttttttaaatccaccctttaaaatgactcttcacagtcccgacgcaagaggagaaagtcaaacaaattccaccaccaccccacttgcctggtccttcattcctttgtttgcatagctattatcAGTGGTCATTTGTATAGTTAATTCGCGGGTgtaatttttcatggttccttcagtgaatgcttcgatgcgggggcagagcaaatgcaaaaggtcgcgttaagggGCTCTTAaggaatgcaaagcaggtatgcgctggcttcgcagtgatggGGCTGGTTCAGCAAGAAGgaataaaaaaatatgtggggcacttcaggctggaacgcgctgctaattaccacgTGTAAACAGACTTGGTGTGTCTAGTGATGGGGAGAGTCAGACTGTTGGAAGCACAGCCTCTGTTCCACGTACCTCTGCTATGCATGAAGCTTCAGCCATACCAGTAGCCGTAGCATCTTCTATAGATAAAAGTGATTTTGAGGGATTGGGTAACAAAAGACATTAGTATCGTTAGTAGCAAAGTGGCAGCCGTAGTTGTCGTGATTAGGTCTTCTTGAATGTAACCGTGCACTTGAGTTaaccttttcctttctctgtagCCGTCCTTGTCAAGCAGTAGCCGGATCGTGACTCATGACATTCCAGTGGGAGTAATCCCAAGAAAACTATGGGATGACTTCAAGGAGCCAGTCGTGCCAGATTTTGATGtgaggtgtttttttgttttgtttttttaatttcctcaAGATAAAATGTTTTTCAATATGCTCTCAACTGAATAGAGAGGAACAGCTCAATAGGAAGtaattctggtttttttcctgtactCTTTtttgtgtgggcggggggggaaTCTGAATTCTGACAGACAGAAGTATTACTACACACGACTTGTAACTGACAGGTGGAATTTGCTACCGCAAGGTGTGGTGACAgccactggctggatcagggcctccCAACATGTTGCCTGTGGgaaccaagtgtttttagaaagtgggtggggccagatggggcttttcccTGCTGGGCTTCTGATTTTGCCACTGATTGACTATGCTGATTAACATAGCATGtttagtggcagctgccaccactgtatgttttattctgtatgtttagagagccagtgtggtgtagtggttaagaacggtggtttggagctgtggagtctgatttagagaaccgggtttgattccccactcctccacttgagcggtggaggctaatcttgtgaactggatttgtttccccactcctacacacgaagccagctgggttaccttgggcagctgggttaccttgggcaagtcacgctctctcagcctcacccacctcacagggtgtctgttgtggggagaggaagggaaggcgattgtaagccggtttgattctcccttaagaggcagaggctagttacagctctcttagagctctcagtcccatctacctcacagggtgtctgttgtggggagggaaagggaaggtgattgtaagccggtttgattcttccttaagtggtagagaaagtcagcatataaaaaccagctcttcttcttcatatgaatAAGCCTAGTTGTGGTTTGAACCTGAGCAATCCCTGCTCCGGTATCGCAGACTATTTGTGCTTTATTGACAATTCACATGAAGTAATGACCCACTGCTAAGTAGCTGGCTGAGctgttagatcaggggtccccagcttttttgagcctgggggcacctttggaattctgacacagggtgggggagccaaccacaaaatggctgccacaggaggcggagccaaccacgcAATGTCAAGGAGTGAGATTACGCCAAACTCTGGTAATAACTCTCAGCATTTCAGGCTGAGGCTCTCCTTAacaggctgcctttgaaaatgaacatatcattgaaaaatattttcttgcacacaCGTAACTTACCATCGGTCGTGCAGTgtcgatccttgtgctgtggtggcagctgttgtccaagcaacatttttaaaaatctgcgcagccaatcagaTCCCCAGTGACCAATCAAAGAACCCTGCTGGGAAAAAGCcctactcactttctaaaaatacttgccaatttccaggaaaggtgtcagtgttGGTGTTAGACGATGCAGCACATAGATGCAGCACATAGATGCTCAGTTCTCTTCTTGAAGGTTCAGCAACTATGTGGTTTAGAGTAGTTGATGATATTTTTTCCTGTTGACACAGGCGGTGCAAAAATGTCCTGGGTTAATAGCATAATATAAGCCCAGGAGTAAGGCCTAGTTGATGCATGCTGGAGAACGAGATGGGGCAATGTTGAACTAGGAAAATGATTGCACCATTGTGATCTGCAGTTGATGGATTCTGCTCCTGAAGGTCTGTTCACACAAAGCAACCTCTCTGCCAACAGAAGAGTAGTTCAGCAGGAGAAAGCTTCTGCGTCCTGGAGAGCTagcgttgtatagtggttaagagtggtggactctaatctgaagatctgggtatgattccctactcctccctgtgagcggtggactctaatctagtgaagcaggctggtttccccactcctacacatgaagccagctgggtgaccttgggctagtcacagttctcttagagctctctgagccccacctacttcacaagatgtctgttgtggggaagggaagaaaaggtgattgtaagccggtttgagactccttaaaaggtagagaaaatcagggtataaaaactcttctttgcTTGCTGTGTCTGTTTTCCATTGTCAGGGTGGGAACATCCATTGGGACTGTCCCcgttgtctgatccagcacagttcCTTTTGACCACCATTGACGTGCGTAAATCACATCACATTTTAAGTGTGCGTAAGGAAGTTATTCCGTCTGCTGCAGGGGGCTGCTGGTGCtgcaaggggaagggaaggaaacccAGGAAGGAAAACACAAAAGAGGCacgggaggtgggagggggaggaggaagcaggggATGTGAAGAAAGTGGGGGCTAGAACAAGTGGGTATGGGGAAATGAGTGCAAGCAGAGACAGTATAGggagggagaccagcaaggagggAGGAATATGATTTCCCCTCCCGCGTGAGTCTATGCAGGTCCCCCATTTGTAATTTTTAACCAGAAAAGTTGATTCTTTTTATATTTCTCAGAATTAATTTCTGACATTCTAATACACTGAGAGATTGCGTCCTTCACTCTCTACTTAAGGCAGTATATCAGAAGACCATTGATCGTCCAGAATTTGTTTATATCGATATGCTACCTTGAGTATATCTTTTGAACTCCACTGCTGTGCTGTTTGAATTCTTGCTACCAGTTCTAAGTAAACTTCACCTTCAGTTTTCATTCTTTTCAAATATCTCAGCGTGAATGGATGGACCTCTTTGAGACCTACGTTTTCACCATTTGGAAAAATATGTCTTCCGCTGGCACCCAAAACAGAATGTCCATGCAGGACCCCGCACATATAATATGTTGCTTTTCTCAGCCAAGTGTAGGCAGCTTCTCTTTCATAAGTGTAGTTTGTTCTCCCTGGAGTTTAAAGTCCTCTTGCAAAGATATGTAAAATAGGTTTCTGTTCCGtccacattagagtccatcaGCCAGTAACCTTCTGGGATGTACCTGTCATGCATCTGCACTGTCTTAAATGCACTTGATCTGATCTTGTAGGTCAGCATTTATTTACCAGTCCTGAAGACCATGAAGAGCATCGTGGAGAGGATGAAGAACCTCAGCAACTCTATAGTAAGTTATTTATGTTGTGAATTTCAGAGGGAGGGCTGACCACATCCCTTAGGGTGAGTCCTGCTTCAGACTTAACCAATTCCCATCTTGGGGACTTGTTTGGCTCTGAAGCATTGCGTGGCATGAGAGATGAAATCCCACCCCCTTCAGCAGGGAAGGAGCAGTATAATTGTTAATGCAACTTGTGGATAACTATCGAGGTCAACCACTTGGAATCCGGTCATTTCCTTCCGTcaatccccctccctcccaatgcAAAGAATCCGCTGCCTCTGAGAATACAGAAGTTGGCTGCCTCTGCCTTGAACAGACCTTGTGGACGTTCATACATGCAGTATTGTTTCtctgccttttggctaagatcaagtgtagtaacAGTATTACTCCTTTTTTTACAGTTTCATAGTTGACTGTTTCTTAAGCGAGCACAGCTAGttggtctggaattagggttgccagcttcttaACCATCCCCTCCTCCTGTGTCTTTCGCAGCAGCATGGTCTGAAGACATAAGTAGATGGTGGTGCTTGCCCCATGTTGAAACACTTAATTTCTGCAAGTCACATTACTGCTGAATGCACAGGAGCAGACTAGTGCTGGTTTGTTTTCCTTCCTggtcagttggcagccatcttgcAGTAGTGGTGTTAGTTTAGCACAGGCCCTTACATGAACAATATACAGCTTTTGTTGTTtcaatgtataccctgccttttggcTCCAACAGTACCCTATTTACTCGAAAGGAAGGCCCCCTCTTTTTTCCCCAATGGCATAAGTACTTACTGTATATCGTGGATTGTGTGATATATTCCAGTGCAGTTGTCTATCCATGCATCTGTTACTGTATCTGTAAGTATATTTTCAGGATGAAGGCCTTAATTCCTACATATCTGCCCACCTACTTTTTTGGAACAAAGGTTTGCTACCAGAGAGCACTTGCTGGTTGTTAAATATGACCACAGTTTTGCTTCCCTTATAGGTAATAGAAGCAAATCTAAATGGCGACATGAACTTGAAAATCGAAACTGAACTCGTGTCTGTCACAACTCATTTTAAAGAACTTGGGAATCCTCCCTGGGGTAggtttctctttcccctttcagAGAAGATAAATACCACAGGTTTAACTGGCTAGCTCACagagaaataaatatttaaaccaTTAAGATTGTTTCAGAAAACGATTTTCAGCCATTTTCATGATTGTTGTAAACGAGAGCTTGGCTGTGTTTCATTGTAATCATGTTTCTTTTCCAACGTTAAAATGCAGGGGTTGGAAATGACCAAGTACCTTTGTAACGTCAAATAAAATAATGGTAGATAAGTTTATTGTAACCACGTGGTCATAACAAGCATAAAATCGAAAGCAAAAACATaaccataaaatacaaataaactgTGCAACTATAAAATACAATATGCCAGTAGTGGTTACATTCAGAATAAAGCCTAAAATAttttttctgatttaaaaagaTAAGGCAAAAATAGCCACTTGATAACTGACGTATAAAAAACATCTGCCAGCAAACACTCAATAAGTTCCACATCTGTCCCTGTGAAGTTGATGATAATGTGACCCAAGTCACCTTTCTCTTATGTCTTCATAAAAAGGGTGATATAAATTGTAATGTTTGAGGTTTTCCATTTGACCCTGGCTATGGGGACAGAGGCGCTGCTCTACAGGAACAGAGGGAAAATTAGACATATCAAGCTTGGCACTGTTTGAGCGCAGCCCCAGTTACAAGGGCTTCAGATTCTATTGTGCAACTGTTCAGAAACACTGCTAATTACTTGAAATAGACACCGCTTTGTTGGCACAATCTTTGCATAATTAGTATAATTAATAGCTGGCTTTTAACCTCACGGATATAGAGGCTGCTTCTCACAGGAGGAGACTGCAAATCACTCCTTGCATCAACAAAGCCTCTGGCTGCTTGTAGCAGCTTTCATGGATGCTTTGGGCAGAGTGCCTGTTCCAGCCCCTTGGGCGGGTAGCATTGCATCTgctcttccagcgtggtgtagagccaacgtggtgtagtggttaagaatggtggtttgcagcagtggacgctaatatggagaaccgggtttgattccccattcctccacttgagtggcggacgctaatctggtgaaccgggttgtttccccactcctacacagcttgctgggtgaccttgggctagtcacagttctattaaaagctctctcagccccacctacctcacagggtgtctgttgtgggaggggaagggaaggtgattgtaagctagtttgattctgacttaagtggcagagaaagttggcatataaaaaccaactcttcttcttctctcttattTCTCCTGTACACAGAACTGAGAGCAGGCAGGGGCTGCTTCTGATACTTCTGTGTCAGCCAAACTCTGGTTTTCGAGACATTTTAATACtgggattgaagaagaagagttggtttttatatgccgactttctctgccacttaagaaagaatcaaaccggcttacaatcgccttcccttcccctccccacagcagacaccctgtgaggtaggtggggctgagacagctgtgactagcccaaggtcacccagctgacttagtgtgtaggagtgaggaaaccaatccagttcaccagattaatgtctgccgctcacgtggaggagtggggaatcaaacccggttctccagagtccactgctccaaaccaccattctaaatcactacaccacactggctctacaccacGTTGGGGCAGTAATGTGGTACCATGTGAATATCAGCTGATTTTCATAACTTGCCTTCTGAAAATCGGGTAGCTGTGGTTAAGTGACAGTCTTTCAGCCGCAATTCTTTCAC is part of the Euleptes europaea isolate rEulEur1 chromosome 11, rEulEur1.hap1, whole genome shotgun sequence genome and encodes:
- the HUS1 gene encoding checkpoint protein HUS1, translating into MRFRAKIVDIGCLNHFTRTINTIAKLTKTCTLRLTVDKLYFILSDKVANGGVGMWCELSQGNFFEEFQMEGVAAEHNEIYLELSPENLSRALKTAQNAKAVKVKLTNKHCPCLTVAVELPSLSSSSRIVTHDIPVGVIPRKLWDDFKEPVVPDFDVSIYLPVLKTMKSIVERMKNLSNSIVIEANLNGDMNLKIETELVSVTTHFKELGNPPWAADNGSQSSTQERDPESMAEARIDIKKLLQLLAGQQVNPTKALCNIVSKRIVHFILLHEDVSLQYFIPALA